A genomic region of Micromonospora sp. NBRC 110009 contains the following coding sequences:
- a CDS encoding MFS transporter — translation MPPETSTPRFPRSSPYWPMISHPLLRRVLPGLAVSALGDGMALIAVTWLALQLAPSDQRGTWTAIAVAAYTLPSAAGTMIFGRHLSGRSGAQLATWDAILRAAALAAIPAAHLVGALSIGLYVALLAAASLLRSWGSAGRFTLVSELLPQRHHLPANAVLGIIGDTATIIGPPLAGILISWAGPVWVIAIDAATFAVLALTYRLAVPAVERQDPTETAASRTAGFGIIRHNRPLLGLLALTFGFLLLFGSFYVAMPIIVTEDLHATATTLGLYYTAFGAGSLLGGLATRYLHRWPLWPTTIGIVVGFGVAMLPLGLDTPVGLSLPAFALAGLIWAPYLSTSMTLFQRSTTTTKLPQVLAANSAVTVLAVPLGTMLGGPLTTGIGARQTLLLCAGATIALGVVAAGLALLRREPSATDNDPPLAGSATDRLPHPDVPTDSGAVRR, via the coding sequence ATGCCGCCCGAGACATCGACACCTCGCTTTCCACGTTCCTCGCCCTACTGGCCAATGATCAGCCACCCCCTGCTGCGACGAGTCCTGCCCGGACTGGCGGTGTCCGCTCTCGGCGACGGCATGGCGCTGATCGCGGTGACCTGGCTGGCACTACAGCTCGCACCCTCGGACCAGCGCGGCACCTGGACCGCGATCGCGGTGGCGGCATACACCCTGCCCAGCGCCGCCGGAACCATGATCTTCGGCCGGCATCTGAGCGGCCGAAGCGGCGCCCAACTCGCCACCTGGGACGCCATCCTGCGGGCCGCCGCACTCGCGGCGATCCCCGCCGCCCACCTCGTCGGGGCTCTCAGCATCGGCCTCTACGTGGCCCTACTCGCCGCAGCCTCGCTGCTGCGCTCCTGGGGTTCCGCCGGACGCTTCACCCTGGTATCCGAACTCCTTCCCCAACGACACCACCTGCCGGCCAACGCGGTGCTCGGCATCATCGGCGACACCGCCACCATCATCGGTCCCCCATTGGCGGGCATCCTCATCAGCTGGGCCGGCCCGGTGTGGGTCATCGCGATCGACGCAGCGACCTTCGCCGTCCTGGCACTCACCTACCGCCTCGCCGTCCCCGCCGTAGAGAGACAAGACCCGACGGAGACTGCTGCGTCCCGCACGGCCGGCTTCGGGATCATCCGCCACAACCGCCCTCTGCTCGGCCTACTGGCGCTGACCTTCGGGTTCCTCCTTCTCTTCGGCTCGTTCTACGTGGCCATGCCCATCATCGTCACCGAGGACCTCCATGCCACCGCGACGACCCTCGGGCTGTACTACACGGCATTCGGCGCCGGCTCCCTCCTCGGCGGCCTTGCCACCCGCTACCTACACCGCTGGCCGCTGTGGCCCACCACCATCGGCATCGTCGTCGGGTTCGGCGTCGCCATGCTGCCGCTCGGCCTGGATACACCCGTCGGCCTGTCGCTGCCGGCCTTCGCCCTCGCCGGCCTCATCTGGGCTCCCTACCTGTCCACGTCGATGACGCTGTTCCAACGCAGCACCACCACCACGAAACTCCCCCAAGTCCTGGCCGCGAACAGCGCTGTCACCGTGCTGGCGGTGCCACTGGGCACCATGCTCGGTGGCCCTCTGACGACCGGCATCGGTGCCCGCCAGACGCTCCTGCTGTGCGCCGGAGCGACCATCGCCCTCGGCGTGGTCGCCGCCGGGCTGGCCCTTCTGCGTCGCGAACCGTCCGCGACGGACAACGATCCGCCGCTGGCAGGCAGTGCGACAGACCGGCTGCCCCATCCTGACGTTCCCACCGACTCGGGAGCCGTCAGACGTTGA
- a CDS encoding TetR/AcrR family transcriptional regulator, protein MTARTDRETKILDVAGDMLVRHGYRRVTIDDVAGAAGIGKGTVYLHWKTREELFGAVFAREVRGAIADMVTALRADPAVALLHRFAAEFFLAILRRPLLYGMVVGDVQMWGKLVGSEAGYDGGRHNGVMASYVDVLAARRLVRTDLATPELTYAFQSVFEGFIYAERTVGSTGTRDERARLLSATVESAFSRPGTADAAFADEVAALLSGLV, encoded by the coding sequence GTGACTGCACGTACCGATCGTGAGACGAAGATCCTCGATGTCGCCGGCGATATGCTGGTCCGGCACGGCTACCGCCGCGTCACCATCGACGACGTCGCCGGCGCCGCCGGCATCGGCAAAGGCACCGTCTACCTGCATTGGAAGACGCGCGAGGAGCTGTTCGGCGCCGTGTTCGCCCGCGAGGTACGCGGCGCGATCGCCGACATGGTGACCGCCCTGCGCGCCGATCCCGCCGTCGCGCTGCTGCACCGTTTCGCCGCGGAGTTCTTCCTGGCGATCCTGCGCCGCCCGCTGCTGTACGGCATGGTGGTCGGCGATGTGCAGATGTGGGGCAAGCTCGTCGGCTCCGAGGCCGGCTACGACGGCGGCCGGCACAACGGAGTGATGGCGTCCTATGTAGACGTTCTGGCCGCGCGACGCCTGGTGCGTACAGATCTGGCGACGCCGGAGCTGACCTACGCCTTCCAGTCCGTGTTCGAGGGCTTCATCTACGCCGAGCGTACGGTCGGTTCAACGGGTACGCGCGACGAGCGGGCGCGACTGCTTTCGGCCACAGTCGAATCGGCGTTCTCCCGGCCGGGTACTGCCGACGCCGCGTTCGCCGACGAGGTTGCCGCGCTGCTATCCGGCCTAGTCTGA
- a CDS encoding dienelactone hydrolase family protein: MTEVLLYHHIQGLTAGVRAFADDLREAGHTVHTPDLFDGRTFGSIEEGFGFARELGLDAIRERGAAAADELGPGLVYAGFSFGVTIAQRLAQTRPGARGALLMDSCLPVAEFGETWPKGVPVQIHGKEGDEFFDEDLPAARELAGSTAAAELFVYPGDQHLFADSSLDAYDPEASALLMERVRTFLASV; this comes from the coding sequence ATGACCGAGGTGCTGCTCTACCACCACATCCAGGGCCTGACCGCCGGCGTGCGAGCCTTCGCCGACGACCTGCGAGAGGCCGGGCACACCGTGCACACGCCGGACCTGTTCGACGGCCGCACGTTCGGCAGCATCGAGGAGGGGTTCGGATTCGCTCGAGAGTTGGGGCTCGACGCGATCCGGGAGCGCGGCGCCGCCGCGGCCGACGAACTCGGCCCCGGGCTCGTCTACGCCGGATTCTCCTTCGGCGTGACGATCGCCCAGCGGCTCGCGCAGACCCGGCCCGGTGCCCGCGGGGCACTCCTCATGGACTCCTGCCTCCCGGTCGCGGAATTCGGAGAGACGTGGCCCAAGGGCGTGCCGGTGCAGATCCACGGCAAGGAGGGCGACGAGTTCTTCGACGAGGACCTGCCGGCCGCACGCGAGCTCGCCGGCTCCACGGCGGCCGCCGAGCTGTTCGTCTATCCCGGCGACCAGCACCTCTTCGCCGACTCCTCGCTCGACGCGTACGACCCCGAGGCGTCCGCGCTGCTCATGGAGCGGGTGCGCACGTTCCTCGCCTCCGTCTGA
- a CDS encoding FAD-dependent monooxygenase — protein sequence MTSKTVLISGAGVGGPTLAYWLARNGFAPTIVERAAGHRSSGNPVDVRGPAFPIAEKMGLLPRLRAAATATTGLAFVDAQGRRKSRVDLSVNRATEVEVPRADLAAIITDAVAGSAEFIYGDSISTLTQDGGGVDVTFERGAPRRFDLVIGADGQHSMVRRLAWGPETDFVRHRGLYVATLPVERELNPTTDVLLYGMPGRLASVHPVRGDGGIAAFIWRSQPVPGYDYRHTAQHKRIIEQAYAGGGWIVPELIKRVRDAGDLYFDAVSQVRLDTWSQGHIGLLGDAASSVSLFGDGSSLAMAGAYTLARTLTEHRNDLGQGLKAYEHEHRKLIAPKQNGFATAATLMVPATRFGVALRDNGARLVTGWHRLKASAR from the coding sequence ATGACTTCGAAGACCGTGCTCATCTCCGGCGCCGGCGTGGGCGGCCCGACCCTCGCGTACTGGCTCGCCCGCAACGGATTCGCGCCGACGATCGTCGAGCGCGCCGCCGGCCACCGCTCCAGCGGCAACCCCGTCGACGTACGCGGACCGGCATTCCCCATCGCCGAGAAGATGGGCCTGCTCCCTCGGCTGCGTGCGGCCGCGACGGCGACGACCGGCCTCGCCTTCGTCGACGCACAGGGACGGCGCAAGAGCCGCGTCGACCTGTCGGTCAACCGGGCCACCGAGGTCGAGGTGCCCCGGGCCGACCTGGCCGCGATCATCACCGACGCCGTGGCCGGTAGCGCCGAGTTCATCTACGGCGACTCCATCTCGACCCTCACCCAGGACGGTGGCGGCGTCGACGTCACCTTCGAACGGGGTGCACCGCGCCGGTTCGACCTGGTCATCGGCGCCGACGGACAGCATTCGATGGTCCGGCGGCTCGCCTGGGGACCGGAGACGGACTTCGTCAGGCATCGCGGGCTCTACGTGGCCACCCTGCCCGTCGAGCGCGAGCTCAATCCGACGACCGACGTGCTGCTCTACGGCATGCCCGGCCGCCTCGCCTCCGTCCATCCGGTGCGCGGCGACGGCGGCATCGCGGCGTTCATCTGGCGCAGCCAACCCGTGCCCGGCTACGACTACCGCCACACCGCCCAGCACAAGCGCATCATCGAGCAGGCGTACGCGGGCGGCGGCTGGATCGTGCCCGAGCTGATTAAGCGCGTACGCGATGCCGGAGACCTCTACTTCGACGCCGTCAGCCAGGTACGCCTCGACACCTGGTCCCAGGGGCACATAGGGCTGCTCGGCGACGCCGCCTCCTCGGTGTCACTGTTCGGCGACGGGTCGAGCCTGGCGATGGCGGGGGCGTACACCCTCGCGCGGACGCTGACCGAGCACCGCAACGACCTCGGGCAGGGCCTGAAGGCCTACGAACACGAGCACCGCAAGCTCATTGCACCCAAGCAGAACGGGTTCGCCACGGCCGCGACCCTCATGGTGCCGGCCACCCGGTTCGGAGTGGCCTTGCGCGACAACGGCGCCCGCCTGGTCACCGGCTGGCACCGGCTGAAGGCCAGCGCAAGGTAA
- a CDS encoding DUF402 domain-containing protein: MSFRPGQVVARRYHKRNVVTWVQAAVVVADDDDGLLLWQPCGAPLVLYRDAVGRSLKDAPIDELVGASHVHTTFQHYSALMLHPAGASYSVWWMFAGERFAGWYVNLEAPFERHSIGIDTTDHALDLEIDPQRRVSWKDEAEFVARIGHPGYWDAAEAATIRATADRVAALAAEGVYPFDGTHCDFRPDFTWGVPELPAGWDRAPASTS, encoded by the coding sequence ATGTCTTTTCGTCCGGGCCAGGTCGTCGCTCGCCGCTACCACAAGCGCAACGTCGTCACGTGGGTTCAGGCCGCCGTGGTTGTCGCCGACGATGACGATGGGCTGCTGCTGTGGCAACCTTGCGGTGCTCCGCTAGTGCTCTACCGCGATGCCGTTGGTCGCAGCCTGAAGGACGCACCGATCGACGAGTTGGTTGGTGCTTCGCACGTCCATACCACCTTTCAGCACTACAGCGCACTGATGTTGCATCCTGCCGGCGCGAGCTACTCGGTGTGGTGGATGTTCGCGGGGGAGCGCTTCGCCGGCTGGTACGTCAACCTTGAAGCACCGTTCGAGCGGCATTCGATAGGCATCGACACCACGGACCATGCACTGGATCTGGAGATTGATCCGCAACGCCGTGTGTCCTGGAAAGACGAGGCAGAGTTTGTTGCCCGAATCGGTCACCCCGGGTACTGGGATGCCGCCGAAGCGGCGACGATTCGGGCTACGGCCGATCGAGTCGCAGCACTGGCCGCCGAAGGCGTCTACCCGTTCGACGGCACTCACTGCGACTTCCGACCGGACTTCACTTGGGGCGTGCCGGAACTTCCCGCTGGATGGGACCGCGCGCCCGCGTCGACGTCCTGA
- a CDS encoding IS110 family RNA-guided transposase has product MLCLGDDWAEDHHDVDLVDDRGTRLARKRLPEGLEGITRLHALIAEHMPAEWADLEPGEAAAKVRIGIETDRGPWVQALIAAGYQVYAINPMSVARYRERHSTSGAKSDAGDAHVLAEIVRLDHAHHRPVAGDSDQAEAMKLVARTHQTLIWDRSRQLLRLRSALREFFPAALDAFDDLTASDALELLSRAPDPARAARLSRSQIAAALRRANRRNVDVKAADMQQRLRAAQLRQPAAVQTAYAAIVIAQARLIAAPNAEVEHLGQVVAEHFGRHRDAEHYLSQPGLGVVLSARILGEFGDDPHRFTDAKARKNYAGTSPITRASGTRKVVLARYARNRRLGDAVHQWAFCSLKGSPGARAYYDTLRARGTGHRAALRQLGNRLVGILHGCLKTGTAYNETTAWAHLHPSS; this is encoded by the coding sequence ATGCTGTGTCTGGGTGACGACTGGGCCGAGGACCACCACGACGTGGATCTCGTCGACGACCGGGGGACCAGGCTGGCCCGCAAACGGCTACCCGAGGGCCTCGAGGGCATTACCCGGTTGCACGCGCTGATCGCCGAGCACATGCCGGCCGAGTGGGCCGACCTGGAGCCGGGCGAGGCCGCAGCGAAGGTGCGGATCGGGATCGAGACCGACCGCGGCCCGTGGGTGCAAGCATTGATCGCGGCCGGCTATCAGGTGTATGCGATCAACCCGATGTCCGTGGCCCGCTACCGCGAACGGCATTCCACGTCCGGTGCGAAGTCCGACGCCGGCGACGCGCACGTGCTGGCCGAGATCGTGCGACTGGACCATGCTCATCACCGTCCGGTCGCCGGGGACAGCGACCAGGCCGAGGCGATGAAACTCGTCGCTCGCACTCACCAGACGCTGATCTGGGACCGGTCGCGGCAGCTGCTGCGGCTGCGCAGCGCGCTGCGCGAGTTCTTCCCTGCCGCCCTGGACGCCTTCGACGACCTGACCGCGTCCGACGCGTTGGAGCTACTCAGTCGTGCGCCGGACCCTGCCCGCGCCGCCCGGCTGTCCCGTTCACAGATCGCCGCAGCGTTGCGTCGGGCCAACCGCCGCAACGTCGACGTCAAAGCCGCTGACATGCAACAGCGACTGCGCGCGGCGCAGCTGCGCCAGCCGGCCGCGGTGCAGACCGCCTATGCGGCAATCGTCATCGCCCAGGCACGGCTCATCGCGGCGCCCAACGCCGAGGTCGAACACCTCGGGCAGGTGGTGGCCGAACATTTTGGCCGGCACCGGGACGCTGAGCACTACCTGAGCCAACCCGGCCTCGGCGTGGTCCTCAGCGCCCGGATCCTCGGCGAGTTCGGCGACGACCCACACCGCTTCACCGACGCAAAGGCCCGCAAGAACTACGCCGGCACGTCCCCGATCACTCGCGCGTCCGGCACCCGCAAAGTCGTCTTGGCCCGCTACGCCCGCAACCGAAGACTCGGCGACGCCGTCCACCAATGGGCATTCTGCTCGCTGAAAGGCTCACCCGGCGCCCGCGCCTACTACGACACTCTCCGCGCCCGCGGCACCGGCCACCGAGCCGCCCTGCGACAACTCGGCAATCGCCTCGTCGGCATCCTGCACGGCTGCCTCAAGACCGGCACCGCCTACAACGAGACAACTGCCTGGGCCCATCTCCACCCCAGTTCTTGA
- a CDS encoding Type 1 glutamine amidotransferase-like domain-containing protein, which translates to MKLLLTSAGVKNPSIRDALVDLLGKPIADSSALCIPTAAHPMGGPASAWRFITGQTPLPMCDLGWKSLGVLELTALPSIGEERWVPWVREADVMLVAGGDATYLCHWMRQSGLADLLPSLRDTVWVGLSAGSMVLTPRIGADFVEWQSAPDDRTLGVVDFSIFPHLGLEPDNTMAGAEKWAAEIAGPAYAIDDQTAIKVTDGTVEVVSEGHWRLFPS; encoded by the coding sequence GTGAAACTTCTTCTCACGTCCGCGGGCGTCAAGAACCCGAGCATCCGCGATGCGCTGGTCGACCTGCTGGGCAAGCCGATCGCCGACTCCAGTGCCCTCTGCATCCCTACGGCGGCCCACCCCATGGGCGGGCCAGCCTCGGCCTGGCGCTTCATCACCGGGCAGACGCCGCTACCCATGTGCGACCTGGGCTGGAAGTCGCTGGGCGTCCTCGAGCTGACAGCGCTGCCCAGCATCGGCGAGGAGCGGTGGGTCCCCTGGGTCCGGGAGGCTGACGTCATGCTCGTGGCCGGCGGCGATGCGACGTACCTGTGCCACTGGATGCGGCAGTCCGGGCTGGCGGATCTCCTGCCGTCGCTGCGGGACACCGTCTGGGTGGGGTTGAGTGCTGGGAGCATGGTGCTGACCCCCCGGATCGGTGCGGACTTCGTCGAGTGGCAGTCCGCGCCCGACGACCGCACACTGGGGGTCGTCGACTTCTCGATCTTCCCGCACCTAGGTCTCGAGCCGGACAACACCATGGCTGGTGCCGAGAAATGGGCGGCCGAGATCGCCGGTCCGGCGTACGCAATCGACGACCAGACGGCCATCAAGGTGACCGACGGCACCGTCGAGGTCGTTTCCGAGGGGCACTGGAGGCTGTTCCCCTCGTAG
- a CDS encoding VOC family protein codes for MDMLTGEQIAETNLTDWRKLGQGLHARYVVADFGTGVRFVAAVGEAGDVLGHHPRVTMGDGYVDFKLVSDDAVYRDDEGTEHVVEWVTQQDVDLARRITEIAAEQAVDADPSSINTIELALDTAHAATIAPVWAALLTGSTEARGRGTIGDDVRDATGRVPILWFQDTDEHETPRQRFHIDVWVPPEVAEQRITAAVTAGAIVVDDSHAPSYTVISDQDGNKACVCTTLPAAQKR; via the coding sequence ATGGACATGCTGACGGGCGAGCAGATCGCCGAGACCAACCTGACCGACTGGCGCAAGCTGGGTCAGGGACTCCATGCCCGTTACGTGGTCGCCGACTTCGGCACCGGCGTACGGTTCGTCGCCGCAGTGGGCGAGGCTGGTGACGTGCTCGGCCACCACCCGCGCGTGACGATGGGCGACGGGTACGTCGATTTCAAGCTGGTCAGCGACGACGCCGTCTACCGTGACGACGAGGGCACCGAGCACGTCGTCGAATGGGTGACCCAGCAGGATGTCGACCTCGCGCGACGGATCACCGAGATCGCCGCCGAGCAGGCGGTCGACGCCGACCCGTCCTCGATCAACACGATCGAGCTCGCCCTCGACACGGCGCACGCCGCGACGATCGCCCCAGTGTGGGCTGCCCTGCTGACCGGGAGTACCGAGGCCCGGGGCCGCGGGACCATCGGTGACGACGTCCGGGACGCCACGGGACGGGTACCGATCCTGTGGTTCCAGGACACCGACGAGCACGAGACCCCGCGTCAGCGGTTCCACATCGACGTCTGGGTGCCGCCCGAGGTGGCCGAGCAGCGGATCACCGCCGCCGTCACCGCGGGCGCGATCGTCGTCGATGACAGCCACGCGCCCTCATACACAGTGATCTCCGACCAGGACGGCAACAAGGCGTGCGTGTGCACGACACTGCCTGCAGCGCAGAAGCGGTGA
- a CDS encoding ArsR/SmtB family transcription factor: MTDNPPDYELSDRMALSTAAQVKAIGHPLRTTILQLLHERAATVTELAAAVERPKSTVAHHVDVLTRNGLLRVVSTRKVRAIEERFYGRTARMFYVPAEPSPTGEEMPGDFNDFEVAARESATAFEQGKLWGFIRHARISEDRASEFWDRMAELVDEFDRMPRSGETVYGFAIGIYPTDHPTLPAAE; encoded by the coding sequence GTGACGGACAACCCTCCGGACTACGAGCTCTCCGATCGGATGGCGCTTTCCACCGCCGCCCAGGTGAAAGCCATCGGCCACCCGCTCCGCACCACGATCCTGCAGCTCCTCCACGAGCGGGCTGCGACCGTCACCGAACTCGCGGCTGCGGTCGAGCGACCCAAGAGCACGGTCGCGCACCACGTGGACGTGCTCACCCGAAACGGCCTGCTCCGCGTGGTAAGCACGCGGAAGGTACGGGCAATCGAGGAGCGCTTCTACGGGCGTACCGCGCGCATGTTCTACGTGCCAGCCGAGCCGTCACCCACCGGCGAAGAGATGCCCGGCGACTTCAACGACTTTGAGGTGGCTGCACGCGAGTCGGCGACGGCGTTCGAGCAGGGAAAGCTCTGGGGCTTCATTCGGCATGCGCGCATCTCGGAGGATCGGGCCTCCGAGTTCTGGGACCGCATGGCCGAACTGGTTGATGAGTTCGACCGGATGCCGAGGTCTGGCGAAACCGTGTACGGGTTCGCGATCGGCATCTACCCAACAGACCACCCGACCCTTCCAGCAGCGGAGTGA
- a CDS encoding IS5 family transposase (programmed frameshift): MRRGEQPPWVVSDDLWAEIEPLLPARPPRRRRYPGRKPLDDRKVLGGILFVLYTGIPWEFLPQELGFGSGMTCWRRLRDWNDAGVWQRLHELLLGKLRAAGQLDMSRAVIDGSHIRALKRGPKTGPSPVDRRKPGSKHHVITDAGGIPLAATLTGGNRHDVTQLLPLVDKVPRIKGIRGRPRQRPGRIYADRGYDYDIYRRQLRDRGITPVIARRGTGHGSGLGTRRWVVEQTIALLHWFRRLRIRWEIRDDIHEAFLTLACAIICWRRLQRSKS, from the exons GTGAGGCGAGGTGAGCAGCCGCCGTGGGTCGTCTCGGACGACCTGTGGGCCGAGATCGAGCCGTTGCTACCGGCCCGCCCGCCTCGTCGGCGGCGCTATCCCGGTCGCAAGCCGCTTGATGACCGGAAGGTGTTGGGCGGGATCTTGTTCGTCCTCTACACCGGGATCCCGTGGGAGTTCCTGCCCCAGGAGCTCGGGTTCGGGTCAGGCATGACCTGTTGGCGTCGGTTGCGGGACTGGAACGACGCCGGGGTGTGGCAACGACTGCATGAGCTCCTGCTGGGCAAGCTGCGGGCCGCCGGTCAACTGGACATGTCCCGGGCGGTGATCGACGGCTCCCACATCCGGGCGCTCA AAAGGGGGCCCAAAACCGGTCCGAGCCCGGTCGACCGCCGCAAGCCAGGCTCGAAACACCACGTCATCACCGACGCGGGCGGCATCCCCCTCGCCGCGACCCTGACCGGCGGCAACCGCCACGACGTCACCCAACTGCTGCCCCTGGTCGACAAGGTCCCCCGGATCAAGGGCATCCGCGGTCGACCAAGGCAGCGACCCGGCCGGATCTACGCCGACCGGGGTTACGACTACGACATCTACCGCCGCCAGCTCCGCGACAGGGGCATCACCCCGGTCATCGCCCGACGCGGCACCGGACACGGCTCCGGCCTCGGCACCCGACGGTGGGTAGTCGAGCAGACCATCGCCCTGCTGCACTGGTTCCGCCGGCTACGCATCCGCTGGGAGATCCGCGACGACATCCACGAAGCCTTCCTCACCCTCGCCTGCGCCATCATCTGCTGGCGACGACTCCAACGCTCAAAGAGTTAG
- a CDS encoding HAD family hydrolase — MIRGAVFFDVDGTLTPTSSGQHLAEFLGYTKVIQEVQAGYGAGTLSSQEAAVLEARGWATRTPMEVRGFLESLPLVDGIAETVLWCRRRGLAPVLATLAWDVVGAHLCDRYGFDRACGPRLELVDGRYSGAVAEQFDELSKRDFAVSVAAELGVDLKRCVAVGDGRSDVPLFAAVGLAIAFNATPAARAAAHVSIDGTDLRAVLPLLGAWLNAMPTSWE, encoded by the coding sequence GTGATCCGTGGAGCGGTCTTCTTTGATGTCGACGGGACGCTGACGCCGACCAGCAGCGGGCAGCACCTGGCGGAGTTCCTCGGCTATACCAAGGTCATTCAAGAGGTGCAGGCCGGCTACGGCGCCGGCACCCTGAGCAGCCAGGAGGCGGCGGTCCTCGAAGCTCGCGGCTGGGCAACACGGACGCCCATGGAGGTGCGTGGGTTCCTGGAGTCGCTGCCGCTGGTGGACGGCATTGCCGAGACGGTTCTGTGGTGCCGTCGGCGTGGGCTGGCACCCGTCCTGGCCACGCTGGCGTGGGACGTCGTGGGTGCCCATCTGTGCGACCGCTATGGCTTCGATCGCGCTTGCGGACCGCGTCTGGAGCTGGTTGACGGCCGCTACAGCGGGGCGGTCGCCGAGCAGTTCGACGAACTGAGCAAACGCGACTTCGCGGTGAGCGTGGCCGCCGAGCTGGGCGTGGACCTGAAGCGTTGCGTTGCCGTTGGCGACGGGCGCTCCGACGTGCCGCTCTTTGCTGCGGTCGGGCTGGCCATCGCCTTCAACGCAACCCCGGCGGCTCGCGCAGCCGCCCACGTCTCAATCGACGGAACCGACCTGCGGGCCGTGCTGCCACTCCTCGGCGCATGGCTGAACGCCATGCCTACATCGTGGGAATGA
- a CDS encoding Type 1 glutamine amidotransferase-like domain-containing protein, producing the protein MKLLLTSGGVTNPSIHSALVQLLGKPIAECHALCVPTAQWGHPMCGPKSVRGFVAAEPVFQYLSGLGWASLGVLELTALPTIGAQRWVPWVREADVLLVDGGDATYLCHWMRESGLADLLPSLPDTVWVGVSAGSMVMTPRIGTYFVEWPSAPDDRTLGVVDFSIFPHLDAFPTNTLADAERWAAEIGVPAYAIDEQTAVKVVDGSVEVVSEGQWKKFGS; encoded by the coding sequence TTGAAGCTCTTGCTTACGTCAGGCGGCGTCACGAACCCAAGCATCCACTCGGCGCTCGTGCAGCTCCTCGGCAAGCCGATCGCCGAATGCCACGCCCTCTGCGTCCCGACAGCACAGTGGGGTCACCCGATGTGCGGTCCGAAATCGGTGCGGGGCTTCGTAGCCGCCGAGCCCGTGTTTCAGTACCTGTCCGGCCTGGGTTGGGCGTCGCTCGGTGTCCTCGAGCTCACCGCACTGCCCACCATCGGCGCGCAGCGATGGGTCCCCTGGGTCCGGGAGGCCGACGTGCTCCTGGTCGACGGCGGCGACGCGACGTACCTGTGCCACTGGATGCGGGAGTCCGGGCTGGCCGATCTGCTGCCATCGCTGCCCGACACGGTCTGGGTGGGAGTGAGTGCCGGAAGCATGGTGATGACGCCCCGGATCGGAACGTACTTCGTCGAGTGGCCGTCCGCGCCGGATGACCGCACCCTGGGAGTCGTCGACTTCTCGATCTTCCCGCACCTGGACGCTTTCCCAACGAACACCCTGGCCGACGCCGAGCGGTGGGCCGCCGAAATCGGTGTCCCGGCCTACGCCATCGACGAACAGACGGCCGTCAAGGTCGTCGACGGCTCGGTCGAGGTGGTCTCCGAAGGGCAATGGAAGAAGTTCGGGTCATAG